From the genome of Devriesea agamarum, one region includes:
- a CDS encoding DHA2 family efflux MFS transporter permease subunit: MQNTTQPRAHRLVIAILMVSTFVVILNETILSVALNHLMHDLDVDAVTVQWLATAFMLTMAVIIPITGFLLQRFPTRQVFMLAMSLFSLGTLVCAIAPSFSPLLFGRIVQASGTAVMMPLLMTTVMDLVPADHRGRVMGNISVVISVAPAIGPTMSGLILRFLPWRFLFLAVLPIAIAMLIVGLRRIENVSQTRHQRIDVVSIVLSALGFGGLVFGLTSLGGGHETSGSAETVSGAGSGLASAAIPAAVGAVAFVLFIIRQLQLQKHDRALLDLRTFTRHTFSFATATLMLAMAALFGIVILLPIYLQSSLGLDTLQVGLMLLPGGLLMGLLAPSVGRLYDRIGARPLLIPGCGLVMAVLWGFSMISATTPWWGILVGHLVLSFGLGLTFTPLFSTALGSLPPHLYSHGSATVGTAQQVAAAAGTALFVTVMSTRSAALIADGAAAAQAVAHGAATAFTFGAVLMTGALVCTLWVRKTEAQAEVADDADTGEDVLSRSEGLP, encoded by the coding sequence ATGCAAAACACCACTCAACCCCGCGCACACCGGCTCGTCATCGCGATACTGATGGTGAGCACCTTCGTTGTCATCCTCAACGAGACCATCCTGTCCGTTGCCCTCAACCACCTGATGCACGATCTGGACGTGGATGCGGTGACCGTCCAATGGCTGGCGACCGCGTTCATGCTAACCATGGCGGTTATCATCCCGATCACGGGATTTCTTCTGCAAAGGTTTCCGACGCGACAGGTGTTCATGCTCGCCATGAGTCTTTTCAGTCTTGGCACGCTGGTTTGCGCGATTGCACCGTCGTTTTCACCGCTCCTGTTCGGACGGATAGTGCAAGCCAGCGGCACAGCCGTCATGATGCCGCTTTTGATGACCACGGTGATGGATCTGGTCCCGGCTGACCATCGGGGCCGGGTGATGGGGAACATTTCCGTGGTGATCTCCGTGGCCCCTGCGATTGGGCCGACGATGTCCGGGCTGATTCTTCGATTTTTACCGTGGCGGTTTTTGTTCCTGGCGGTGCTTCCCATCGCTATAGCGATGTTGATCGTGGGGCTGCGGCGTATCGAGAACGTCTCCCAGACCAGGCATCAACGTATTGATGTCGTCTCCATTGTGTTATCGGCGCTGGGTTTTGGGGGCCTGGTGTTTGGTTTGACCTCACTCGGTGGTGGGCACGAAACATCAGGCAGCGCAGAGACCGTATCCGGTGCCGGGTCTGGCCTTGCGTCCGCCGCAATTCCGGCAGCTGTTGGGGCGGTTGCGTTCGTACTGTTCATTATCAGGCAGCTACAGCTGCAAAAGCATGACCGGGCACTGCTGGATTTGCGGACGTTCACTCGGCACACGTTCTCGTTCGCCACCGCAACATTGATGCTCGCTATGGCGGCCCTGTTCGGGATCGTAATTTTACTGCCGATTTATCTGCAATCATCGCTGGGCCTGGACACATTGCAGGTGGGTCTGATGCTGCTTCCGGGTGGTCTGCTCATGGGATTGCTGGCACCCAGCGTCGGACGTCTTTACGATCGGATCGGTGCTCGGCCGTTGCTGATCCCCGGATGCGGCCTGGTCATGGCCGTGCTGTGGGGCTTTTCGATGATCAGTGCAACCACGCCTTGGTGGGGCATTCTGGTCGGGCATTTGGTGTTGAGTTTCGGGCTCGGTCTGACCTTCACACCTCTGTTTTCTACCGCGCTCGGGTCCCTTCCACCGCACCTTTACAGTCATGGCTCTGCCACGGTGGGCACGGCCCAGCAGGTGGCGGCAGCTGCCGGTACCGCTCTGTTCGTCACCGTGATGTCTACCCGCAGCGCGGCGCTTATCGCCGATGGGGCTGCGGCGGCTCAGGCGGTGGCACATGGCGCGGCTACGGCTTTCACATTCGGCGCCGTGTT